From a region of the Roseivirga sp. 4D4 genome:
- a CDS encoding CxC ATPase DNA modification system associated small protein — MIDEIIIKSIQEAVRDAKQPEELSEKIVAWLQGAAANSTELSDINRYSQRCDLCFETVKLSKNLSN; from the coding sequence ATGATAGACGAGATAATAATTAAGTCCATACAGGAAGCAGTAAGAGACGCTAAACAACCTGAAGAGCTATCCGAAAAAATTGTTGCTTGGCTACAAGGAGCAGCAGCCAATTCTACTGAATTGAGCGATATCAATCGCTATTCACAGCGATGTGATCTCTGCTTTGAAACCGTCAAATTATCAAAAAATTTATCCAATTAG
- a CDS encoding type I restriction enzyme HsdR N-terminal domain-containing protein, whose product MHLSEDDIRTKVVYEWLKDIGVSKDEIFVEKTITLVLGRGTHKINSRADVLVKNAANKNLLLVEVKKDDHSLKTGDELQALSYARSLHDGIAPFTILTNGSESKIFDSVSGEALSFSTIPKDHHYVKSGFQPTGDAIAYRREALEYLISLSKENLNAFCKGQQEFRMSLLKGSFAESGKKYIPSLFVERKKQYDELHEKLIGSEKRRNLILLVGPPQHGKTCFMCNSAERLLSEGHPVLFYPAIGLNSGLFQSINEDFDWCFGEHMRTHQWINRVNNIGQTLNKRVFLFVDGWNEMTYQKALEINYECQRLKLDHIAIVISTTSSSLENLLIDEAGNLTYVAESAKLNHPSIKRLTTEPLKDSSNLGIVQIGRYDQDEISKAKELYARAFNVKFNEISPLLFDPFYLRIAAEQYSGRETPKDITQSGLAKASLIAKARRRGIKEVDLYAGLSQLAPIFFELGRSIPIIKMPMKFQSDMELNRWQESAILTAYDSEQGPLIDFYYTHDLNYAIGVVFRDWSRIFNCGDENGIVQELHEAINTDAGQSALSWFLGLPENVNVLKRLFQSVKFEDCFNLPAGKLLSDAIIKQVTVNEILEFEWLDIHLDKLIAMDMNENAHVSEIPELLFSLLKSFDWKEKPEAYEFWMRQLVKYDNSAKEIGVKESFIHMLYGGGEEEIRSYSGYDDGDSSLDTDLFLELMLDPDCEVASKAAFYYAYACGQSLLEDFKLLAHRIHKLGGDPKEVLYDACDQLTYDLGDQYYGYSMCAGWLIHAQDEIPDESAANEYHRMKELLPPIINAFPNTGFPERLNNMLLDLKRIGGIKDDDESGFDRMDFEDPDQLKFGF is encoded by the coding sequence ATGCATTTATCGGAAGATGACATAAGGACCAAGGTAGTTTATGAATGGTTAAAGGATATTGGAGTATCCAAGGATGAAATCTTCGTAGAGAAAACCATTACTCTTGTTTTAGGGAGGGGAACGCACAAAATTAATTCTCGTGCGGATGTATTGGTCAAAAATGCAGCGAACAAAAACCTGTTGTTAGTAGAGGTTAAAAAAGATGACCACTCACTGAAAACCGGTGATGAACTGCAAGCTCTCTCTTATGCCAGGTCACTTCATGATGGTATTGCTCCTTTCACTATACTTACTAATGGCTCTGAATCAAAAATCTTCGATTCAGTTTCGGGGGAAGCTCTCAGTTTTTCAACAATACCTAAAGACCATCATTATGTGAAATCAGGGTTTCAACCCACAGGAGATGCCATCGCTTACAGGCGAGAAGCTCTTGAGTACCTGATATCTCTCTCCAAAGAAAATCTCAATGCATTTTGTAAGGGACAGCAGGAATTCAGGATGAGCCTATTGAAGGGTAGTTTCGCTGAAAGCGGGAAAAAATACATCCCCAGCCTCTTTGTAGAACGCAAAAAACAATATGACGAGTTACACGAGAAGCTTATTGGCTCAGAAAAAAGAAGAAACCTGATTTTGTTGGTCGGACCTCCACAACACGGTAAAACCTGTTTTATGTGCAATAGCGCAGAACGCCTATTATCTGAAGGGCACCCTGTGCTCTTTTATCCGGCAATTGGACTGAATAGCGGACTTTTTCAGTCTATCAATGAAGATTTTGACTGGTGCTTCGGGGAACATATGCGGACGCACCAATGGATTAACAGGGTTAACAATATCGGTCAAACGCTGAACAAAAGGGTTTTCCTTTTTGTGGATGGTTGGAATGAGATGACTTACCAAAAAGCTTTGGAAATCAACTATGAGTGCCAGCGGCTAAAACTGGACCATATTGCAATTGTAATTAGCACTACATCATCGTCATTGGAAAACCTCTTAATAGATGAAGCAGGCAACCTAACCTACGTAGCCGAATCTGCAAAGCTGAATCATCCCAGCATTAAAAGATTAACCACCGAACCACTGAAAGATTCTTCAAACCTCGGTATTGTTCAGATTGGTAGATATGATCAGGATGAGATTTCCAAGGCAAAAGAGTTATACGCCCGTGCTTTCAATGTAAAATTCAATGAGATCAGCCCCTTACTATTTGACCCATTTTATCTTCGCATTGCGGCAGAGCAATATTCAGGCAGGGAAACTCCAAAAGACATAACACAATCTGGTTTGGCCAAGGCAAGCCTTATTGCCAAAGCCAGGAGAAGGGGGATAAAAGAAGTAGATCTTTATGCTGGTTTGAGCCAATTGGCACCCATATTTTTTGAGTTGGGAAGATCGATACCCATTATCAAGATGCCAATGAAATTCCAATCAGACATGGAATTGAACCGTTGGCAGGAAAGTGCGATTTTGACGGCCTATGACTCAGAGCAGGGACCCCTTATCGACTTTTATTATACCCATGATTTGAATTATGCAATAGGAGTTGTTTTCAGGGACTGGAGCAGGATTTTTAACTGTGGAGACGAAAATGGCATAGTTCAGGAATTACACGAAGCCATTAATACTGATGCTGGCCAAAGTGCTCTAAGTTGGTTTTTAGGCTTGCCTGAAAATGTCAATGTATTGAAAAGGCTCTTCCAGTCTGTAAAATTTGAAGATTGCTTCAATTTACCGGCTGGCAAGCTTCTTTCAGATGCCATCATTAAGCAAGTTACCGTAAATGAAATCCTTGAGTTTGAATGGCTGGATATTCATCTTGATAAGCTCATTGCGATGGACATGAATGAGAATGCACATGTATCCGAGATCCCAGAGCTGCTGTTCTCGCTATTAAAAAGTTTTGATTGGAAGGAAAAACCCGAAGCCTATGAATTCTGGATGCGTCAACTGGTCAAATATGACAATAGTGCAAAAGAAATTGGAGTCAAGGAGTCTTTCATCCATATGTTATACGGGGGGGGTGAGGAGGAAATTAGGAGCTATTCTGGTTATGACGATGGTGATAGTTCGCTTGACACTGACCTGTTTTTAGAGCTAATGCTTGACCCAGATTGTGAAGTAGCCTCAAAAGCTGCTTTTTACTACGCATATGCCTGTGGTCAATCACTTTTAGAAGACTTTAAGCTATTGGCTCACCGAATTCATAAATTGGGTGGTGACCCCAAAGAGGTACTTTATGATGCTTGTGACCAATTAACTTATGACTTAGGCGATCAATATTACGGGTATTCAATGTGCGCTGGTTGGCTTATTCACGCCCAAGATGAAATTCCTGATGAGTCTGCGGCTAATGAATACCATCGAATGAAAGAACTATTACCTCCCATTATTAATGCATTTCCAAATACCGGTTTTCCTGAGCGTTTAAACAACATGTTATTAGACTTAAAACGAATTGGAGGAATCAAAGATGATGATGAGTCAGGCTTCGATAGAATGGACTTTGAGGATCCAGATCAACTCAAGTTTGGGTTTTGA
- a CDS encoding ATP-binding protein, translated as MKEKVDDMNVSPSKRIYKSIIPDYHFELGLCELIDNAIDNWIFEGKQQALEVLIDLDYDQGVIYVKDNSGGIRKEDMALVVSPGYSRSSNHDELIGIFGVGSKRAAVALAEDIRISSRHGADETFQVQYGEEWIKDLDNWALELYRVDSIDPGTTLIELSRLRERLEEEDEDELRHHLSCTYALFLEDGNFNLLLNEKKIEPKNFEKWSYPPGFEPRRYVGDVEFKTGETVKFEIIGGLTQSKEPSGGEYGAYFYCNNRLISRAYKGEEVGFKIARIGRPHNAASLARTIIKLHGSPDMMPWNSSKSQIDTKHPTFKEIITHVEKVLVTYATMSKRWSTGGGWDEHVFKYSTGEIKTESIDKLNSTTRIRTPVIPRNRIRKYSDQIKFNNKQLGRDKPWTKGAYEGIIAVQELPRLKLDQNNRLSLIILDHTLEIAFKDYLIHEKQIQMSDNDLQKLMRNRPSVHARVKKMVNLKKGTWERIEYYYQLRCDLIHKKSSADIRDDDLQIFRETVEYILTELMRINFAKQ; from the coding sequence ATGAAGGAGAAAGTAGATGATATGAACGTAAGTCCGTCCAAGCGGATATACAAATCAATTATACCCGACTATCATTTCGAGCTTGGTCTTTGTGAATTGATAGATAATGCCATCGATAATTGGATTTTTGAAGGCAAGCAGCAAGCCCTAGAAGTGCTCATTGATCTTGATTATGATCAAGGTGTTATCTATGTGAAAGACAATAGTGGAGGGATAAGAAAAGAAGACATGGCTCTGGTTGTCAGTCCAGGTTATTCCAGAAGTTCTAATCACGATGAACTAATAGGAATTTTTGGTGTTGGCTCAAAAAGGGCAGCTGTGGCATTAGCCGAAGATATTAGAATATCTTCCAGGCACGGTGCGGATGAAACATTCCAAGTACAGTATGGAGAAGAGTGGATCAAAGACCTGGATAATTGGGCATTGGAACTCTACAGAGTTGATAGTATTGACCCAGGTACAACCCTAATAGAATTGTCGAGGCTGAGGGAACGACTTGAAGAAGAGGATGAGGATGAGCTTCGGCACCACCTGAGTTGTACTTACGCACTTTTTTTAGAAGATGGAAACTTTAACCTCCTTCTGAATGAGAAAAAAATTGAGCCAAAAAACTTTGAAAAGTGGTCCTACCCACCAGGCTTTGAGCCTCGCAGATACGTAGGAGATGTTGAATTTAAAACAGGTGAAACTGTAAAGTTTGAAATCATCGGAGGTTTGACTCAATCAAAAGAGCCTTCTGGAGGAGAGTATGGGGCTTATTTTTACTGTAACAATAGGCTTATCTCACGAGCTTATAAAGGTGAGGAAGTGGGCTTTAAAATCGCAAGAATAGGACGTCCTCATAATGCGGCATCATTGGCAAGAACGATAATCAAGCTCCATGGTTCTCCAGATATGATGCCATGGAATAGTAGTAAGTCACAAATTGATACAAAGCACCCTACTTTTAAAGAAATCATTACCCATGTTGAAAAGGTACTAGTTACCTATGCCACAATGTCTAAGAGGTGGAGCACCGGAGGTGGCTGGGATGAGCATGTGTTTAAATATTCAACTGGTGAAATCAAAACTGAATCAATAGACAAGCTCAATTCAACCACGCGCATTCGCACTCCAGTTATTCCTAGAAATAGAATCAGAAAGTATTCAGATCAAATCAAGTTCAACAATAAGCAGTTGGGTAGAGATAAGCCTTGGACCAAAGGAGCCTATGAGGGTATTATTGCAGTTCAAGAACTTCCTAGGTTGAAGCTGGATCAGAATAATCGCCTTAGCCTGATTATTTTGGACCATACTTTAGAAATCGCATTCAAAGACTATTTGATCCATGAGAAACAGATTCAAATGTCTGATAATGATTTGCAAAAACTCATGAGGAATCGGCCAAGTGTTCATGCAAGGGTTAAGAAGATGGTTAATCTTAAGAAGGGTACCTGGGAGAGGATCGAGTATTATTATCAGTTACGCTGTGACCTTATTCATAAAAAATCCTCTGCAGATATTAGAGATGATGACCTTCAAATTTTTAGAGAAACTGTAGAGTACATATTAACTGAGCTCATGCGTATTAACTTTGCTAAACAGTAG
- a CDS encoding DUF4007 family protein has product MSVYFHGSFGLNRVYMSGVLKALVTNSGASAAEVASPFGFGAPFTNKYKTWLQKTGLIKGKVLTPYGEVVFKIDPKLESAITQWFMHHQLIKNPIDAEAWYFFIMEFLPQHDSFSRTQLETALEMKLMSHSVEHFSKGRPMNRVISKKLIDCYLLEEGLGGLGLLKQSKDNEFVRQNPKNSLGPWNSPQSLLTEY; this is encoded by the coding sequence ATGTCAGTATATTTTCACGGTAGTTTTGGACTAAATAGGGTCTATATGTCAGGTGTGCTTAAAGCCTTAGTTACCAATTCTGGGGCAAGTGCTGCTGAGGTAGCATCTCCATTTGGTTTTGGGGCACCTTTTACAAATAAATACAAGACCTGGCTTCAGAAAACCGGGTTGATAAAAGGGAAGGTGCTAACACCTTATGGTGAAGTTGTCTTTAAAATTGACCCAAAATTAGAATCAGCCATTACGCAGTGGTTCATGCATCATCAATTGATTAAGAACCCGATAGATGCAGAGGCATGGTATTTTTTTATCATGGAGTTTCTCCCTCAACATGATTCCTTTTCAAGAACTCAGTTAGAGACTGCTTTAGAAATGAAATTAATGAGCCATAGCGTAGAACATTTCTCTAAAGGGCGCCCTATGAACCGGGTAATTTCTAAGAAACTCATTGACTGCTATTTACTGGAGGAAGGATTAGGTGGGCTTGGCTTGCTTAAACAGTCAAAGGACAATGAGTTTGTCCGCCAAAATCCTAAGAATTCTTTAGGTCCTTGGAATTCCCCCCAATCTCTGTTAACGGAATATTAA
- a CDS encoding cysteine desulfurase family protein, which produces MKELIYLDYNSTTPIDPRVLDTMMPFLKDQYANAASNHAFGVAINQEIKNARASVAQLIGSEDNEIVFTSGATEAINMAIKGVAENYCDRGKHIITATTEHPAVLDTCEHLQKKGFELSYLEVDSNGLISIDDLKNQLRSDTILVCTMMVNNETGVMQPIREIAQFTHENGSFFMTDATQAVGKAPIDVREIDIDLMAFSAHKFYGPKGVGALFVRNKRPYKVKPEALLHGGGHERALRSGTLNVPGIVGLGAASALSLSEMQSDMKRISQLRDYLEELLLAIPGSKINGSQSNRLYNITNIRFANTDADAIMAGLDQIALSNGSACSSTKVEPSHVLVAMGLSTQEAYSSLRISLGRFTSKEDINKASKQIQNVVESLRAMHV; this is translated from the coding sequence ATGAAAGAGCTAATCTATCTAGACTATAACTCCACTACCCCAATTGACCCGAGGGTACTAGATACAATGATGCCTTTTCTGAAAGATCAATATGCCAATGCAGCTAGTAACCACGCATTTGGAGTAGCAATCAACCAAGAGATAAAGAATGCACGCGCTAGTGTTGCTCAACTTATAGGAAGCGAGGATAACGAAATAGTATTCACTTCAGGAGCAACTGAAGCCATCAACATGGCTATCAAAGGAGTAGCTGAAAACTATTGTGACAGGGGGAAGCATATAATAACCGCAACCACGGAACACCCAGCTGTTCTTGACACTTGTGAGCATCTTCAAAAGAAGGGTTTCGAGTTATCTTATTTGGAAGTAGATAGCAACGGATTGATCAGTATTGATGATCTCAAAAATCAACTTAGGTCCGATACTATACTGGTCTGCACAATGATGGTCAATAATGAAACAGGGGTTATGCAACCCATCAGAGAGATCGCCCAATTCACCCATGAAAACGGTTCTTTTTTTATGACTGATGCTACACAAGCTGTAGGTAAAGCACCCATTGATGTAAGAGAAATAGACATTGATTTAATGGCTTTTTCTGCTCACAAATTTTACGGTCCTAAAGGAGTAGGGGCTTTGTTTGTGAGAAACAAAAGACCGTATAAGGTCAAACCTGAAGCGCTCCTCCACGGAGGGGGGCATGAAAGAGCTTTGAGAAGCGGAACACTGAATGTACCAGGTATTGTTGGGTTAGGAGCTGCATCGGCCCTCTCTTTAAGTGAGATGCAGTCAGACATGAAGCGCATTTCCCAACTACGTGATTACCTGGAAGAGCTACTATTGGCGATACCGGGGAGCAAGATCAATGGAAGCCAGAGCAACAGACTCTATAATATCACCAACATTCGTTTTGCAAACACGGATGCCGATGCGATTATGGCTGGCCTCGACCAAATAGCACTATCAAACGGTTCCGCCTGTAGCTCAACCAAAGTAGAGCCCTCTCATGTCCTGGTAGCTATGGGCTTAAGTACTCAAGAGGCATATTCAAGCTTGCGGATAAGCTTAGGACGATTCACATCAAAGGAGGACATAAATAAAGCCAGCAAACAAATACAAAACGTAGTCGAAAGCCTCAGGGCCATGCATGTTTAA
- the era gene encoding GTPase Era — protein MSDQPHKAGFVSIIGKPNVGKSTLMNALVGERLSIITSKAQTTRHRIMGVLSGDDFQIIYSDTPGILKPEYKLHDSMMSFVNSSFEDADVILFVADLYEKFEDEKQINFLKEKKVPVILVMNKIDLSKGSQAEDKAAYWQELFDFDDVILVSALEKENIEDLFQTIIEHLPEHPEYFPKDTLTDKPERFFVDEIIREKIFLNYKKEVPYSCQVVTSEFKEDEKIIRIRAEIYVERKSQKGIIIGHKGDAIKKVGIEARKDLETFFGKQVHLETFVKVEQDWRKKEMKLKGFGYSN, from the coding sequence ATGAGCGATCAACCCCATAAGGCTGGTTTTGTGAGTATCATAGGTAAGCCTAATGTCGGTAAGTCTACCTTGATGAATGCCCTGGTGGGGGAAAGACTATCGATCATCACCTCAAAAGCCCAGACCACAAGGCATCGAATTATGGGTGTTTTGAGCGGGGATGACTTCCAAATCATTTATTCTGATACTCCTGGTATTTTGAAGCCTGAGTACAAGCTTCATGATTCTATGATGAGCTTTGTCAATAGCTCATTTGAAGATGCTGATGTAATCCTCTTTGTCGCTGATTTGTATGAAAAATTTGAGGATGAAAAGCAGATCAACTTCTTAAAAGAGAAAAAGGTGCCAGTGATCCTAGTGATGAATAAGATTGACCTATCCAAGGGGAGTCAAGCCGAAGATAAAGCGGCTTATTGGCAGGAGTTGTTCGACTTTGATGATGTTATTCTGGTATCCGCTCTAGAAAAGGAAAATATTGAAGATCTATTTCAGACCATCATAGAGCACCTTCCGGAGCATCCGGAATACTTTCCAAAAGACACGCTGACCGATAAGCCCGAACGCTTCTTTGTGGATGAAATCATCAGAGAAAAAATCTTTCTTAACTATAAAAAGGAAGTCCCTTATAGCTGTCAGGTAGTGACGAGTGAGTTCAAGGAAGACGAGAAAATCATTCGAATCCGTGCTGAAATTTATGTTGAGCGCAAAAGTCAAAAAGGCATAATTATCGGCCATAAAGGAGATGCTATTAAAAAGGTAGGAATAGAGGCGAGAAAAGACCTGGAGACTTTTTTCGGAAAGCAAGTGCATTTAGAGACCTTTGTGAAAGTAGAGCAGGACTGGAGAAAGAAAGAGATGAAACTGAAAGGCTTCGGATACTCAAATTGA
- the der gene encoding ribosome biogenesis GTPase Der: MANIVAIVGRPNVGKSTFFNRLVERRQAIMDNESGVTRDRHYGYGEWTGKHFTVIDTGGYVTGSEDVFEGAIREQVEEAMNEASVIIFMADCHDGLTGLDQDFAKIVRGLKKPVVIAANKADTADWTYQSSEFYGLGLGEVFPISSSSGSGTGELLDEVVKHFEDDGNENPEDGIPRIAILGRPNAGKSSFMNAILGKERTIVTDVAGTTRDSINTHYTLFGKDFILTDTAGVRKKSRVHEDIEFYSVMRALQALQDSDVCVIMVDCTRGLEAQDMNLISLALKYKKGIMLMLNKWDLIEKDSNTMNKFKAELEEKLGHLNWIPKIFTSVTEKQRIFQAIEMAVQVYENRIRKISTSQLNDALLPAIEHYPPPALKGKHIKIKYVTQLPTHSPTIAFFCNLPQYIKAPYERYLENNIREKFEFDGVPIKLVFRKK, from the coding sequence ATGGCAAATATTGTAGCGATAGTAGGAAGACCAAATGTTGGTAAATCGACTTTTTTTAATCGATTAGTTGAAAGAAGACAGGCCATCATGGATAATGAAAGTGGGGTTACCCGTGACCGTCATTATGGTTATGGGGAATGGACAGGAAAGCACTTTACAGTAATAGACACTGGAGGCTACGTTACGGGTTCAGAAGATGTATTTGAAGGTGCCATTCGTGAGCAAGTTGAAGAAGCTATGAATGAGGCGTCCGTCATTATTTTCATGGCGGATTGTCACGATGGCCTTACGGGTTTGGATCAAGATTTTGCCAAAATCGTCAGGGGTCTTAAGAAGCCTGTAGTGATAGCGGCTAACAAAGCCGATACGGCAGACTGGACTTATCAATCAAGTGAGTTTTATGGCTTGGGCTTAGGAGAGGTTTTTCCAATATCTTCTTCCAGCGGTAGCGGAACAGGGGAGTTGCTTGATGAGGTCGTAAAACATTTTGAAGATGATGGCAATGAAAATCCCGAAGACGGCATACCAAGAATTGCGATTCTTGGTCGTCCAAACGCTGGAAAATCGTCCTTCATGAATGCGATTCTCGGAAAGGAAAGAACCATTGTCACCGATGTAGCGGGTACTACACGTGACTCAATTAATACACATTACACTCTTTTTGGCAAGGACTTTATTTTGACAGATACAGCCGGTGTTCGAAAGAAATCCAGAGTGCATGAAGACATAGAGTTTTACTCCGTCATGCGCGCACTTCAAGCCTTGCAGGATTCTGATGTCTGTGTGATTATGGTAGACTGTACCAGAGGTCTGGAAGCTCAGGACATGAACTTGATCAGCTTGGCTTTGAAGTATAAGAAAGGCATAATGCTTATGTTGAATAAGTGGGACTTGATCGAGAAGGACTCGAATACGATGAACAAGTTCAAAGCGGAGTTAGAAGAGAAGTTGGGTCATTTGAACTGGATTCCTAAGATTTTCACCTCGGTGACTGAGAAGCAGAGAATATTTCAGGCCATTGAAATGGCAGTTCAAGTGTATGAAAACAGGATTCGAAAGATTTCAACTTCTCAATTGAATGATGCGCTTTTACCAGCCATTGAGCACTATCCTCCACCAGCACTTAAGGGTAAACATATCAAAATCAAATATGTGACTCAGTTGCCAACGCATTCACCTACGATTGCTTTCTTCTGCAACCTTCCCCAATATATTAAAGCGCCATATGAGCGTTATTTGGAGAATAATATCAGAGAGAAATTCGAGTTTGATGGCGTGCCGATAAAACTCGTTTTCAGAAAGAAGTAG
- a CDS encoding endonuclease domain-containing protein, translated as MKTIHNKLALKEKRKHLRNNGTSAEATLWTLLSKRQLAGRKFRRQHSINNYIVDFYCPSEKLIVELDGDVHFTAAGLDYDQKRDTELRELGFKIVRIENEDVFQATMAVLDKIKSGFTTPDT; from the coding sequence ATGAAAACAATCCATAACAAACTCGCACTAAAAGAAAAGAGGAAACACCTAAGGAACAATGGTACTTCTGCAGAAGCTACCCTATGGACTTTACTTTCTAAAAGGCAGTTAGCCGGACGAAAATTTCGAAGGCAGCACAGTATTAACAACTACATAGTCGATTTCTATTGCCCCTCTGAAAAACTTATAGTGGAACTAGATGGAGACGTGCACTTCACAGCAGCAGGGCTTGATTATGATCAGAAAAGAGACACGGAGCTACGAGAACTGGGTTTTAAAATTGTTAGAATCGAAAATGAGGATGTCTTTCAAGCAACTATGGCAGTGCTCGACAAGATTAAAAGTGGTTTTACCACCCCTGACACCTAA
- the murQ gene encoding N-acetylmuramic acid 6-phosphate etherase produces MNITESESNHDHLEQMSVKDLLTNINQEDQTVAKTVQKVIPQIEGLVLEIVPRMQKGGRIFYIGAGTSGRLGVVDASECPPTYGVEHGVVVGLIAGGDGAIRKAVEFAEDDTKQAWKDLQEHMINHKDTVIGIAASGTTPYVIGGIKKAKEHGILTGCITCNPDSPLAWEAEFPIEPIVGPEFVTGSTRMKAGTAQKLVLNMISTSVMIQLGRVKGNRMVDMQLSNNKLVDRGAKMVMEMLQVNYKVAEQLLKEHGSVRKVIDFIKRDES; encoded by the coding sequence ATGAACATTACGGAATCAGAATCCAATCACGACCACCTTGAGCAAATGTCTGTTAAGGACCTCCTAACCAACATCAATCAGGAGGACCAGACGGTTGCAAAGACCGTTCAGAAAGTCATTCCTCAAATTGAAGGTTTGGTGCTGGAGATAGTACCTCGTATGCAGAAAGGCGGTCGGATATTCTATATCGGTGCTGGTACCAGTGGAAGATTAGGAGTAGTCGATGCTTCTGAGTGCCCTCCAACTTATGGCGTTGAACATGGTGTTGTTGTCGGCCTTATTGCTGGTGGTGATGGTGCCATCCGTAAGGCAGTAGAATTTGCAGAAGATGATACCAAACAAGCCTGGAAAGACTTGCAAGAGCATATGATTAACCATAAGGATACTGTTATTGGAATTGCAGCTTCTGGCACGACTCCCTATGTCATCGGGGGTATAAAAAAAGCAAAAGAACATGGCATTCTAACAGGTTGTATCACGTGCAATCCCGATAGTCCATTAGCATGGGAGGCGGAATTTCCAATAGAACCAATCGTGGGGCCTGAATTCGTAACCGGTAGTACACGAATGAAAGCTGGTACGGCTCAAAAGCTGGTACTTAATATGATCTCTACTTCGGTTATGATCCAATTGGGCAGAGTCAAAGGAAACCGCATGGTTGACATGCAACTTTCTAACAACAAACTGGTCGATCGGGGAGCAAAAATGGTCATGGAAATGCTCCAAGTAAACTATAAGGTTGCAGAACAACTATTGAAAGAGCATGGATCGGTGAGAAAAGTCATCGACTTTATCAAGCGTGATGAATCATGA
- a CDS encoding N-acetylglucosamine kinase produces the protein MKILIADSGFTKTDWRVISEEGDISQAKTAGINPYYQTEDEMLKEIQDLHSQIPEKIDHIYYYGTGCSSGHNREKIASLLKRYYPHAEIDVNHDLLAAARSLCGDQPGIACIIGTGTNSCLYDGKKITDNIPSLGWAIADEGGGTYLGKIMVTDYYRKDMPKHLRILFKEEFELTKDGFLSKMYQEPMPGRFLASFAKFIGKHISDPYMYQLVATGFELFITKNVMKYEGHKKLPIHFTGSVAYYFGNILRDVAMNKGLQIKHITQQPIAGLTLFHQ, from the coding sequence ATGAAGATACTGATTGCCGATAGTGGTTTTACTAAAACAGACTGGCGTGTTATAAGTGAAGAAGGAGATATTTCTCAGGCAAAGACCGCTGGTATCAACCCTTATTATCAGACGGAAGATGAAATGCTCAAGGAGATTCAGGATCTACATAGTCAAATACCTGAGAAGATTGATCATATCTATTACTACGGTACTGGCTGCTCCTCTGGACACAATCGCGAGAAAATAGCTAGTCTCTTAAAGCGCTATTATCCGCATGCCGAAATTGATGTCAATCACGATTTGCTCGCTGCGGCCCGATCACTCTGTGGAGATCAACCAGGCATTGCCTGTATCATTGGCACTGGCACCAACTCCTGCCTTTATGACGGTAAAAAGATAACTGACAATATCCCTTCCTTAGGCTGGGCCATAGCAGATGAAGGTGGAGGAACATATTTGGGTAAGATAATGGTGACAGACTATTACCGAAAAGATATGCCGAAACACCTGCGCATCCTTTTCAAAGAAGAGTTTGAGCTTACCAAAGATGGTTTTCTTAGCAAAATGTATCAAGAGCCCATGCCCGGAAGGTTTCTAGCCAGTTTCGCCAAGTTCATAGGTAAACACATTTCTGATCCATATATGTATCAACTAGTGGCAACAGGCTTCGAACTTTTTATCACGAAAAACGTGATGAAATACGAGGGACATAAAAAACTACCTATCCACTTCACAGGTTCCGTGGCATATTACTTTGGTAATATCCTCAGAGATGTTGCCATGAACAAAGGCCTTCAAATAAAACACATTACCCAACAGCCGATCGCTGGCCTGACACTATTTCACCAATAA